A region of Chitinophaga horti DNA encodes the following proteins:
- the hisS gene encoding histidine--tRNA ligase — MVKPSIPKGTRDFGPAVVRKRNYILQTIRNTFELFGFQPLETPAMENLTTLNGKYGEEGDKLIFKILDNGDILGRAQQAKDSRELGNLLCEKALKYDLTIPFARYVVMNQNELTFPFKRYQIQPVWRGDRPARGRYREFYQCDADVVGSSSLINEIELLKIYDTVFTKLGLQGFALRVNNRKILGGLAELVKRPDLLTDITISIDKLDKIGIEGVRKELTDRGLNEAEVAIVEDFISIDGTNDEKLERLKEVLKDSPTGLKGIEELTFVLNNELTTYSSHPVIDLTLARGLNYYTGIIIEARAPEVVKIGSIGGGGRYDDLTGLFGLPGLSGVGISFGVDRIYDVLEEMQLFPATAQQSTKVIFLYTGDQHIKTAYQHIIALREKGVAAELFHENAKMDKQMKYANKREIPFVAIIGDSEAQEGMVSIKNMVTGKQEKVTAAAITDFPFNAQ; from the coding sequence ATGGTAAAACCCAGCATACCCAAAGGTACCCGTGATTTTGGCCCTGCGGTGGTAAGAAAAAGAAACTATATACTGCAAACCATTCGTAATACATTCGAGCTGTTTGGCTTCCAACCTTTGGAAACACCAGCGATGGAAAACCTTACCACACTTAACGGGAAGTATGGGGAGGAAGGCGATAAACTGATCTTCAAGATCCTTGACAACGGTGATATTCTCGGTCGTGCGCAACAAGCAAAGGACAGCCGCGAACTGGGCAATCTGCTTTGCGAAAAAGCGTTGAAGTATGATCTCACGATTCCGTTCGCCCGTTATGTGGTAATGAACCAGAACGAACTCACCTTTCCATTCAAACGCTACCAGATTCAGCCGGTTTGGCGTGGTGATCGTCCCGCACGTGGTCGTTACCGCGAATTTTATCAGTGTGATGCGGACGTGGTGGGTAGTTCCTCCCTGATCAACGAAATCGAACTCCTCAAGATTTACGATACGGTATTCACTAAACTGGGACTGCAGGGTTTTGCCCTGCGCGTAAACAATCGTAAAATACTGGGTGGCCTGGCCGAACTTGTTAAACGCCCCGACTTACTGACTGATATTACCATCTCGATCGATAAGCTCGATAAAATCGGCATCGAAGGTGTTAGAAAAGAGCTGACTGACCGTGGTTTAAACGAAGCTGAAGTTGCGATCGTAGAAGACTTCATTTCTATCGATGGTACAAACGACGAAAAGCTCGAACGCCTGAAGGAAGTATTGAAAGACTCTCCCACTGGCCTTAAGGGCATTGAGGAACTAACATTTGTACTCAACAACGAATTAACGACCTACAGCAGCCATCCCGTAATTGATCTTACCCTGGCCCGCGGTTTGAATTACTACACTGGCATCATCATCGAAGCACGCGCCCCGGAAGTAGTAAAGATCGGCAGCATTGGCGGCGGTGGACGTTATGATGATCTCACAGGATTGTTTGGCTTACCCGGTCTTTCAGGCGTCGGAATTTCTTTTGGTGTAGATCGCATTTACGATGTATTGGAAGAAATGCAACTCTTCCCCGCTACAGCGCAGCAATCGACAAAAGTGATATTCCTGTACACAGGCGACCAACATATCAAAACGGCCTATCAACATATTATCGCGCTTCGCGAAAAAGGGGTGGCGGCCGAGTTGTTCCATGAGAATGCCAAGATGGACAAGCAGATGAAATATGCGAACAAGCGCGAGATTCCTTTCGTTGCTATTATTGGGGACAGTGAAGCGCAGGAAGGAATGGTGAGTATCAAAAATATGGTCACCGGCAAACAGGAAAAAGTAACTGCAGCAGCAATTACAGACTTTCCCTTTAACGCTCAGTAA
- a CDS encoding low molecular weight protein-tyrosine-phosphatase, whose product MRILMVCLGNICRSPLAEGIMRHLATEQRLGWTVDSAGTGNWHVGDPPDPRSVQVARKHGIDISGLRGRQFQTADFDNFDRIFVMDLNNYRDVLGKSRSEEDRNKVQLLLDQQQPVPDPWYDDALFEPVYQLILNGCKRIVTAAEYSK is encoded by the coding sequence ATGAGAATTTTGATGGTGTGCCTGGGAAATATCTGCCGATCGCCGCTGGCAGAAGGCATTATGAGACACCTCGCGACTGAGCAGCGGCTTGGGTGGACGGTAGATTCTGCCGGAACAGGCAACTGGCACGTTGGTGATCCCCCCGATCCCCGTTCAGTACAGGTAGCCCGCAAGCATGGCATCGATATCTCCGGTCTCCGCGGCCGACAGTTCCAAACTGCCGACTTCGACAACTTCGATCGCATTTTCGTGATGGACCTTAACAACTACAGAGATGTATTGGGTAAGAGCCGCAGCGAAGAAGATCGTAATAAGGTGCAGCTCTTATTGGATCAACAACAACCGGTTCCCGATCCCTGGTACGACGATGCGTTGTTCGAGCCCGTGTATCAGCTCATCCTCAATGGCTGCAAACGAATCGTTACAGCTGCTGAATATTCTAAATAA
- a CDS encoding PstS family phosphate ABC transporter substrate-binding protein has product MKLRFNYRTGILLLLATASFLIACSDNKSVKKQDTPTSGEIRISVDETFKPLMEAELKVFQSIYPKTHITAEYKPEADCFKDLFSDSSRMIIVTRELNNEEKEYFKKVNIKPRSMLLAWDALALVTNNENPDSIFTMQQVREIMAGTSQRKWQLVFDNEKSSTVRFIVDSINKGKPLPPQTMSAKGNAEVIDYVSKNKDAIGVIGVNWISDTDDYEAIEFTNKVNVVKVRADYGSEFVQPYQLYIASRSYPLVRGMFFILKEPHQGLGSGFATFLGSQEGQLLIRRFKLFPARSNVVFRDATIK; this is encoded by the coding sequence ATGAAATTGAGGTTTAACTACCGGACGGGCATTTTATTGCTATTGGCGACCGCATCGTTCTTGATTGCTTGCTCGGATAATAAATCCGTTAAAAAACAAGATACACCAACATCGGGCGAGATCCGTATCTCGGTAGATGAAACGTTTAAACCATTGATGGAAGCGGAACTGAAGGTATTTCAGTCGATATACCCGAAAACGCACATCACTGCAGAATATAAGCCGGAAGCAGATTGTTTCAAAGATCTGTTCAGCGACAGTTCCCGTATGATTATAGTAACACGGGAGCTGAATAATGAGGAGAAGGAGTATTTCAAAAAGGTGAACATCAAGCCAAGAAGTATGCTACTGGCCTGGGACGCACTGGCGCTGGTAACGAATAATGAAAATCCTGACTCGATCTTTACAATGCAACAGGTGCGCGAGATCATGGCAGGTACCAGCCAGCGTAAATGGCAGCTGGTGTTTGACAATGAAAAATCCAGCACGGTGAGGTTCATTGTCGACTCGATCAACAAAGGCAAACCTTTACCACCGCAGACCATGTCTGCCAAAGGAAATGCAGAGGTGATCGACTATGTTTCAAAGAATAAAGACGCGATAGGCGTAATTGGTGTGAACTGGATTTCAGATACGGACGATTACGAAGCTATCGAGTTTACGAATAAAGTAAATGTGGTGAAGGTACGTGCCGACTATGGGTCTGAATTTGTACAGCCTTACCAACTTTATATTGCATCGAGATCTTATCCCTTAGTGAGAGGAATGTTTTTCATTCTCAAAGAACCGCACCAGGGGCTGGGTTCAGGGTTCGCCACTTTTCTCGGAAGCCAGGAAGGCCAACTGTTGATCAGGCGATTTAAATTATTCCCGGCCCGCTCGAATGTGGTGTTCAGGGATGCGACCATAAAATAA
- a CDS encoding tetratricopeptide repeat protein, with protein sequence MNRKNCLIAALLCLSGSAMAQSVEDGLKNLYYEKYQSAKQDFEKVIAAKPTEDKAYYYLGIAELGLENKAGAVAAFQKGLTAVPNSPLLTAGLGRIDLIDGKVEAAKQKFEAASTATEGRNGDVARAIADANSEIKGGDRGYALSVMEKLLNNEGRKKKEVYNATAADYIELGDAYRMLGGENGGKAITTYEKALELDAKNAEAVTKQGIVNYNARLLQDAVASWTNATNMDPNYAPAFQELFEFYFTPKPNQFSVEHAKNYLQKYLAVADPADKLKNQYWLAYMSYLSNDYADAIAKGTAALAEANEVYKPKFSRLVGLSHLLKGDSLTALKVAEDYAKSVGEDKLEAQDYKLMQQIYGKLQSADSATQASYTQKSLDYLEKYAEADTSRDAEKYITVAEAYKAANALRRAGDWYTKALEAKITNKDQVSAMDYYNPGNAYYYGSAGGTDTAALDKSLAAFALLAEKYPDITTGHYWSGRAAAAKDVEAKSGIAKPYFEKYISMAEGDPAKNKTGLITAYTYLMVYYYNLEDKANLKSYIDKILPLDPENGTVKAINDAMSKTTAAPAKTSAAGTKGK encoded by the coding sequence ATGAACAGAAAGAACTGTTTGATTGCTGCGTTGCTTTGCCTTTCCGGTAGTGCAATGGCCCAATCTGTAGAAGACGGGCTGAAGAATTTGTACTACGAAAAGTACCAATCTGCGAAGCAGGATTTTGAAAAGGTGATAGCCGCGAAACCTACTGAAGACAAGGCTTACTATTACCTGGGTATTGCGGAACTCGGCCTGGAAAACAAAGCTGGTGCTGTAGCAGCATTTCAGAAAGGACTTACTGCTGTACCTAACTCGCCATTGTTAACTGCCGGTTTAGGCCGCATTGACCTGATCGATGGTAAAGTAGAAGCAGCAAAACAAAAGTTTGAGGCTGCCAGCACAGCAACTGAAGGCCGCAATGGCGACGTGGCCCGCGCTATCGCTGATGCTAACTCAGAAATAAAAGGCGGCGACAGGGGTTATGCACTTTCCGTAATGGAAAAACTGCTGAACAACGAAGGCCGTAAAAAGAAAGAAGTATACAACGCAACAGCTGCTGATTACATCGAGCTGGGCGACGCATACAGAATGCTGGGTGGTGAAAACGGCGGTAAAGCCATCACTACTTACGAAAAGGCACTGGAGCTGGACGCGAAAAACGCAGAAGCAGTAACCAAACAAGGTATTGTTAACTACAACGCCCGTTTGCTGCAAGACGCTGTTGCTTCCTGGACTAATGCTACCAATATGGACCCGAACTATGCACCGGCATTCCAGGAGCTGTTTGAGTTCTACTTCACACCGAAGCCCAACCAGTTTTCTGTAGAACATGCTAAAAACTACCTGCAGAAATACCTGGCAGTAGCTGACCCGGCCGATAAACTTAAAAACCAATACTGGCTGGCGTACATGAGCTACCTGAGTAACGATTACGCTGATGCTATCGCGAAAGGAACGGCTGCACTGGCAGAGGCGAATGAAGTGTACAAGCCTAAATTTTCGAGGCTCGTTGGATTGTCTCACCTCCTGAAAGGCGACTCTCTCACGGCACTCAAAGTTGCGGAAGATTATGCAAAATCTGTAGGCGAAGACAAACTCGAAGCACAGGATTATAAACTGATGCAGCAGATCTACGGAAAACTGCAATCCGCTGATTCTGCCACTCAGGCATCTTATACCCAGAAATCACTGGATTACCTGGAAAAATATGCAGAGGCAGACACTTCACGCGATGCAGAAAAATATATTACAGTAGCGGAAGCTTACAAAGCTGCAAATGCTTTAAGAAGAGCAGGCGACTGGTACACAAAAGCACTGGAAGCTAAAATAACTAATAAAGATCAGGTGAGCGCAATGGATTATTATAACCCAGGTAACGCTTACTACTATGGTAGCGCGGGTGGTACAGACACCGCTGCTCTGGATAAATCTCTGGCAGCATTCGCTTTACTGGCTGAAAAGTATCCTGATATCACTACTGGTCACTACTGGTCTGGCCGCGCTGCTGCTGCGAAAGACGTAGAAGCTAAAAGTGGTATTGCTAAGCCTTACTTCGAGAAATACATCTCTATGGCTGAAGGCGATCCGGCTAAAAACAAAACAGGTCTGATTACTGCTTACACCTACCTGATGGTATACTATTACAACCTGGAGGATAAAGCAAACCTGAAATCTTACATCGACAAAATTCTCCCACTGGACCCAGAAAATGGTACGGTGAAGGCGATCAACGATGCGATGAGCAAAACAACCGCAGCTCCTGCTAAAACTAGCGCAGCGGGTACTAAAGGAAAGTAA